From the Lolium rigidum isolate FL_2022 chromosome 2, APGP_CSIRO_Lrig_0.1, whole genome shotgun sequence genome, one window contains:
- the LOC124689878 gene encoding uncharacterized protein LOC124689878: MDADGIDLEDDNVEQEEDVDTDNIQSDVVDGPNDDERLDSGFVDEVLVGDNSSYDYYGDSDLETIEEPVRRRHVKSVGKKKNGSDDEDESDTEDKRKFYWEVMEKTFVSEAAAYTFYNGYARQEGFSVRKFKFKETKDYGMTLVDLILHYENAIVRIRETEAKDDCISSQTSPVPVTNLRRIERAAAKLLVEVRLRNESVEMMEKDP, from the exons ATGGATGCAGATGGTATTGATCTAGAAGATGATAATGTAGAGCAAGAAGAAGATGTTGACACTGATAAT ATCCAGAGTGATGTTGTGGATGGGCCAAATGATGATGAGAGATTGGACTCTGGTTTTGTTGACGAG GTCTTAGTTGGCGATAATTCTTCTTACGACTATTACGGTGATTCAGACTTGGAGACTATAGAAGAACCTGTTAGAAGAAGACAT GTGAAATCGGTTGGTAAGAAAAAGAATGGATCAGATGATGAAGATGAGAGTGATACAGAAGATAAGAGAAAATTTTACTGGGAGGTAATGGAGAAGACATTTGTGTCTGAGGCAGCTGCTTATACTTTTTATAATGGATATGCTCGACAAGAGGGATTCAGTGTAAGAAAGTTCAAGTTCAAAGAGACTAAGG ACTACGGTATGACACTAgtggatttgattttgcactacgAGAATGCTATAGTGCGCATTCGAGAGACGGAGGCAAAAGATGACTGCATCAGTTCACAAACATCACCTGTACCTGTAACCAATTTGAGGAGAATTGAGAGAGCTGCTGCAAAG TTGCTGGTCGAGGTGCGCCTAAGAAATGAAAGCGTAGAGATGATGGAGAAAGACCCGTGA